The Paenibacillus sp. RUD330 genome has a segment encoding these proteins:
- a CDS encoding rod shape-determining protein, with the protein MFGGSKDLGIDLGTANTLVYVKGKGIAVREPSVVALRTDTKTIEAVGEHAKKMIGRTPGNIRAVRPMKDGVIADFETTATMIKYFIRQAQKQRALFPRHPNVMICVPSGITSVEKRAVEDAAKQAGAREAFTIEEPFAAAIGADLPVWEPTGSMVVDIGGGTTEVAVISLGGIVTSRSVRIAGDEMDEAVIQYIKRLYNLMIGERTAEQLKMEIGTAMALEQSETMEIRGRDLVTGLPKTLSITSDEITEALADTIAAIIDAVKITLEKCPPELSADIMDRGIVLTGGGALLRNLDKLLSRETGMPVIVAENPLDCVAIGTGRSLDNLHLFKNRGGSRSKR; encoded by the coding sequence ATGTTCGGAGGCTCTAAGGATTTAGGGATTGACCTGGGTACCGCCAATACGCTCGTGTATGTCAAAGGAAAAGGAATCGCTGTCAGGGAGCCGTCTGTGGTGGCCTTGCGTACGGATACAAAAACGATTGAAGCTGTCGGCGAGCATGCCAAGAAAATGATCGGCCGCACGCCCGGAAACATCCGCGCTGTCCGTCCGATGAAGGATGGCGTCATCGCGGATTTCGAGACGACAGCCACCATGATCAAATATTTCATTCGCCAGGCGCAGAAGCAGCGCGCCTTGTTCCCGCGCCACCCCAACGTCATGATATGCGTGCCTTCGGGAATCACTTCCGTCGAGAAGCGCGCCGTCGAAGACGCGGCCAAGCAAGCAGGAGCTCGCGAGGCGTTCACGATCGAGGAGCCGTTCGCGGCGGCGATCGGAGCCGATCTGCCCGTATGGGAGCCGACCGGCAGCATGGTCGTCGATATCGGCGGCGGCACGACGGAAGTCGCGGTCATCTCGCTCGGTGGCATCGTGACGAGCCGTTCGGTCCGCATCGCCGGAGACGAGATGGATGAAGCCGTCATCCAGTACATCAAGCGGCTGTACAACCTGATGATCGGCGAGCGCACGGCCGAGCAGCTGAAGATGGAGATCGGCACCGCGATGGCGCTGGAGCAGTCGGAGACGATGGAGATCCGCGGCCGCGACCTCGTGACGGGGCTGCCCAAGACGCTGTCCATCACTTCCGACGAGATTACGGAAGCTCTCGCCGATACGATCGCGGCGATCATCGACGCCGTGAAGATCACGCTCGAGAAATGCCCGCCGGAGCTGTCCGCGGACATCATGGACCGCGGGATCGTGCTTACCGGCGGCGGAGCGCTGCTTCGCAACCTGGACAAGCTGCTCTCCCGCGAGACCGGCATGCCGGTCATCGTAGCCGAGAATCCCCTTGACTGCGTAGCGATCGGCACCGGCCGCTCGCTCGACAACTTGCATTTATTCAAAAACAGAGGCGGCTCCAGGTCCAAGCGTTAA
- the radC gene encoding DNA repair protein RadC, with the protein MPVPSKRLSLRELPSEERPRERMIKYGAEALSHAELLAILLRTGTASETAVHLASRILAQSGSLRGLVDMGTTELTRIKGIGPAKALQIRAGIELGRRLSQSRRGEAAVVRRPQDAADYLMEDLRYHKVEHFVCLFLNTKNHIIARETISVGTLNASLVHPREVFRSAIRHGAASIVCAHNHPSGDPSPSPEDAALTRRLAEAGELVGIDVLDHIVIGDGVFISLKEQGLL; encoded by the coding sequence ATGCCGGTTCCATCGAAAAGGTTAAGCTTGCGCGAGCTTCCAAGCGAAGAACGTCCGAGAGAGCGCATGATCAAGTACGGAGCGGAAGCGCTCAGCCATGCGGAGCTGCTGGCGATCCTTCTGCGGACGGGGACGGCGTCGGAGACGGCGGTGCATCTCGCCTCGCGGATTCTAGCCCAGAGCGGCAGCCTGCGCGGACTGGTGGACATGGGCACGACGGAGCTGACGCGGATCAAAGGCATCGGACCGGCCAAGGCGCTGCAGATCCGGGCCGGCATCGAGCTCGGCCGGCGGCTGTCCCAGAGCCGGCGCGGGGAGGCTGCCGTCGTTCGGAGGCCTCAGGACGCGGCGGACTATCTCATGGAAGACTTGCGCTATCATAAGGTAGAGCATTTCGTCTGCCTCTTTCTCAATACCAAAAATCATATCATCGCCCGCGAGACCATATCGGTAGGAACGCTGAACGCGTCTCTTGTCCATCCTCGTGAAGTATTCCGCTCAGCGATCCGGCACGGCGCGGCATCGATCGTATGCGCCCACAACCATCCCAGCGGGGATCCGTCTCCGAGTCCGGAGGATGCGGCGCTCACGCGGAGGCTTGCAGAAGCCGGAGAACTGGTCGGAATCGACGTGCTGGATCATATTGTCATCGGCGATGGAGTCTTCATTAGTTTGAAGGAACAAGGCCTCTTGTAA
- a CDS encoding Maf family protein, translated as MNDVVIPDRLVLASASPRRRELVAVLGLELPVRLLPTGADESVAGTLSPGEIVLELSRRKAEAAAGTLRGEKSAGASAGNDLVLGADTIVVLDGAVLGKPADREDAVSALMALSGRTHEVYTGVTLLACPGDHAVSRWQRTLVTMKPFGIESARRYAATGEPLDKAGSYGIQGLGGVLVEKIEGCYTNVVGLPLPLLADMLAEYGIYVI; from the coding sequence ATGAACGATGTCGTCATACCCGACCGGCTCGTGCTGGCCTCGGCTTCCCCGCGGCGCCGGGAGCTGGTCGCTGTCCTTGGACTTGAGCTTCCTGTCCGCCTGCTTCCTACCGGGGCGGATGAATCCGTCGCCGGGACGCTCTCTCCAGGAGAGATCGTCCTTGAGCTCAGCCGGCGCAAGGCCGAGGCCGCTGCCGGCACGCTTCGCGGCGAGAAATCCGCAGGAGCGTCCGCAGGGAACGATCTCGTGCTCGGCGCCGATACGATCGTCGTGCTGGACGGGGCGGTGCTGGGCAAGCCCGCGGACCGCGAGGATGCCGTGTCTGCCCTGATGGCGCTGAGCGGCCGCACCCATGAAGTCTATACCGGCGTCACCCTGCTTGCCTGCCCGGGAGATCATGCCGTCAGCCGCTGGCAGCGTACGCTGGTCACGATGAAGCCGTTCGGCATCGAGAGCGCCCGCCGTTATGCGGCTACGGGAGAACCGCTCGACAAGGCCGGCTCCTACGGCATTCAAGGGCTGGGCGGCGTGCTGGTGGAGAAGATCGAAGGCTGTTATACCAATGTCGTCGGCTTGCCGCTGCCGCTGCTTGCGGACATGCTGGCCGAATACGGCATATACGTCATTTAA
- a CDS encoding DUF4321 domain-containing protein, translating into MKKNGWTLLFFIVLGLVAGALANRWLKDVPGVSALTRSTDIRWSPAADLGVLSYSLDVTIQFSLISVLVLVLALWLYRRL; encoded by the coding sequence ATGAAGAAAAATGGCTGGACGCTTCTCTTCTTTATCGTGCTTGGACTTGTCGCAGGAGCGCTTGCGAACCGCTGGCTGAAGGATGTGCCGGGGGTTTCGGCGCTGACGCGCTCCACGGATATCCGCTGGTCTCCCGCCGCCGATCTGGGCGTCCTCAGCTACAGTCTGGACGTCACCATCCAATTCAGCCTGATCAGCGTCCTTGTGCTCGTGCTTGCGCTGTGGCTGTACCGCCGCCTCTGA